One segment of Halomonas sp. TD01 DNA contains the following:
- a CDS encoding methionine ABC transporter permease gives MSSAMFDLILQATLDTLYMVAVSGVIATLLGLPLGVMLYVTRPRQILAMPALNQVLGIVTNIGRSIPFIILMVAIIPFTRMLVGTSIGINAASVPLTIAAIPFVARLIEGALNEISPGLIESAQSMGATPWQVITKVLIPEARGGIITGLTITLVTLVSYSAMAGAVGGGGLGDLGIRYGYNRFNPTIMLITVVILVVMVQGFQSLGDYLVRKSDRK, from the coding sequence ATGTCCAGCGCAATGTTTGATCTTATTTTACAAGCCACGCTGGATACGCTTTATATGGTGGCTGTTTCAGGTGTGATCGCCACCCTACTTGGCCTGCCACTTGGCGTAATGCTTTACGTGACTCGCCCCCGCCAGATTCTAGCGATGCCGGCACTTAACCAAGTGCTCGGCATTGTTACCAATATTGGCCGCTCAATCCCGTTTATCATTTTGATGGTGGCGATCATTCCGTTCACGCGCATGCTGGTAGGCACCTCTATTGGCATTAATGCAGCCTCGGTGCCGTTAACTATTGCCGCTATTCCATTTGTGGCTCGCCTGATTGAAGGCGCGCTTAACGAGATATCCCCTGGGCTGATTGAATCCGCCCAATCAATGGGTGCAACCCCCTGGCAAGTCATTACCAAGGTACTGATCCCTGAAGCAAGGGGCGGCATCATCACAGGGCTGACGATTACGCTAGTGACACTAGTAAGCTACTCCGCCATGGCAGGGGCCGTAGGTGGCGGTGGTCTTGGTGATTTGGGAATTCGCTATGGTTATAACCGCTTCAACCCCACCATTATGTTGATTACGGTGGTTATTCTGGTAGTGATGGTTCAAGGTTTCCAAAGCCTGGGCGACTACTTGGTGCGTAAAAGCGACCGCAAGTAA
- a CDS encoding MetQ/NlpA family ABC transporter substrate-binding protein produces the protein MQKLLIGSLTALALAVNVANAETRTIKMGTVAGPETEVMEVAARIAKEEYDLNVEIIEFTDYVTPNAALADGSLDANAYQHEPYLQAMVNDRGYDLAIAGYTFVYPIGAYSEKYDSIEELPDGAQIALPNDPSNEGRALILMHNQGLITLNDPSNLEATPIDIAENPRNFRFREIEAAQLPRVLPDVDMAFINNTFAQPAGLSLNDALIKEGPESPYVNLIAVRGGDEEREEIRQLVDAYQRDEVIEKAEELFKGAAVPGWIE, from the coding sequence ATGCAAAAACTACTTATCGGCAGCCTGACTGCCTTAGCACTCGCGGTTAACGTTGCCAACGCAGAAACACGCACCATCAAAATGGGCACTGTGGCGGGTCCGGAAACCGAAGTCATGGAAGTGGCAGCTCGAATTGCCAAAGAAGAGTACGATCTAAACGTCGAGATCATTGAGTTCACCGACTACGTCACGCCGAACGCCGCCCTCGCCGATGGCAGCTTAGACGCTAACGCTTACCAGCACGAGCCCTACCTACAGGCTATGGTCAATGACCGTGGATACGATCTTGCCATCGCGGGCTACACCTTTGTTTACCCGATCGGCGCATACTCTGAGAAATACGACAGCATCGAAGAGCTACCCGATGGCGCTCAAATCGCGCTGCCTAACGACCCGTCTAATGAAGGACGTGCACTCATCCTGATGCACAACCAGGGCCTGATCACACTTAATGATCCGAGCAACCTGGAAGCCACCCCCATCGACATCGCTGAAAATCCGCGCAACTTCCGCTTCCGGGAAATTGAAGCAGCACAGCTACCCCGCGTGCTACCAGACGTGGATATGGCGTTCATTAACAATACATTCGCCCAGCCGGCTGGCTTGAGCCTGAATGACGCGCTAATCAAGGAAGGTCCTGAATCTCCCTACGTCAACTTGATTGCGGTACGTGGTGGCGATGAAGAGCGCGAAGAAATCCGTCAACTTGTTGACGCTTACCAGCGCGATGAAGTTATCGAAAAAGCGGAAGAATTGTTTAAGGGCGCAGCTGTGCCCGGCTGGATCGAATAA
- a CDS encoding GAF domain-containing protein, with protein MHSVDYALLNRQLEALLDTRDWLTNSAQTCAFIQQALSDVNWVGFYLQRQPNQLCLGPFQGKPACHPIPFSKGVCGAAARQQATQRVDDVHTIADHIACDADSRSELVAPVVINGHLWGVLDLDSPQHARFSQEDQAGIEALVATFIRQTDLPRFLDQ; from the coding sequence ATGCATAGCGTTGATTATGCGCTGCTTAACCGGCAGCTTGAAGCCCTGCTAGACACCCGTGACTGGCTAACTAACAGCGCACAAACCTGCGCCTTTATTCAGCAAGCACTGAGCGACGTAAACTGGGTGGGGTTCTATTTGCAGCGCCAACCCAACCAGCTTTGCCTTGGTCCTTTTCAGGGCAAACCTGCCTGCCACCCAATCCCCTTTAGTAAAGGCGTTTGCGGTGCTGCGGCTCGCCAACAAGCTACCCAACGGGTTGATGACGTTCACACTATTGCTGACCATATCGCCTGCGATGCTGACTCTCGCTCAGAGCTCGTTGCCCCCGTGGTGATCAACGGCCACCTCTGGGGAGTGCTCGACTTAGATAGCCCGCAGCATGCACGCTTTAGCCAAGAAGATCAGGCTGGCATTGAGGCACTCGTCGCAACATTCATTCGCCAAACAGACCTACCGCGCTTTCTCGACCAGTAA
- a CDS encoding endonuclease/exonuclease/phosphatase family protein, whose amino-acid sequence MLGPLLGCIAISLLLATLIARVPMRWWWVRSFEFPRLQVAVLALACGLASLWLLDPGQWRVTAILVSFATLALQLRYILPWTRLWPVQVKNAHNAPEDQMITLLIANVLTPNRQSKELLEMITHHQPDMILTLESDQWWQDQLDPALDEQWPHSVKIPLDNLYGMHLYSRLALKNTEVKWLIQDDIPSIHTQVELKSGQHIRLFAVHPRPPAPSESEKSLWRDAELLWIGKEIHRNPKATLVAGDLNDVAWSRTTRRFCRIGGMLDPRRGRGMFSTFHANYPLLRWPLDHAFVSEHFTLVNMQRLGAFGSDHFPILATFCYRPSRQDEHETPDASTEERQEANETIQKGKTEKQET is encoded by the coding sequence TTGCTTGGGCCTTTGCTAGGATGCATCGCCATCTCACTGTTACTCGCCACACTGATTGCCCGCGTACCTATGCGCTGGTGGTGGGTGCGAAGTTTTGAATTTCCCCGACTGCAAGTTGCCGTCTTGGCTTTAGCGTGTGGCTTAGCAAGCCTGTGGCTATTAGACCCAGGGCAGTGGCGCGTTACCGCGATACTTGTTTCATTCGCCACGCTAGCGCTTCAATTACGCTACATCTTGCCATGGACAAGGCTCTGGCCTGTGCAGGTAAAAAACGCACATAACGCGCCTGAAGACCAGATGATTACGCTGTTAATCGCCAACGTATTGACACCAAACCGTCAGTCAAAAGAATTACTGGAGATGATAACGCATCACCAGCCCGATATGATTCTCACGCTAGAATCCGATCAATGGTGGCAAGATCAGCTTGACCCAGCTTTAGACGAACAGTGGCCACATAGCGTTAAGATCCCACTAGATAACCTTTATGGCATGCACCTTTATTCTCGCCTAGCGCTGAAAAACACTGAGGTTAAGTGGCTTATCCAGGACGATATACCTTCGATTCACACCCAGGTAGAACTTAAAAGCGGTCAGCACATTCGCTTATTTGCCGTCCATCCAAGACCGCCTGCACCCAGTGAAAGCGAAAAATCTCTATGGCGTGACGCAGAACTGTTATGGATTGGAAAAGAAATTCACCGAAACCCCAAGGCCACTCTCGTTGCCGGAGATCTGAATGATGTCGCTTGGTCACGCACAACACGACGTTTTTGTCGCATAGGGGGGATGCTCGACCCACGTCGCGGACGCGGCATGTTCAGTACCTTCCATGCCAACTACCCCCTGCTACGCTGGCCTCTCGACCACGCGTTTGTAAGCGAGCATTTCACCCTCGTAAACATGCAGCGCCTTGGGGCGTTCGGATCTGACCACTTTCCTATATTGGCAACTTTCTGCTATCGGCCCTCACGCCAAGATGAACACGAAACACCCGATGCCAGTACAGAAGAGCGGCAAGAAGCGAACGAAACCATTCAAAAAGGCAAAACGGAAAAGCAAGAAACCTAA